A genomic stretch from Ureibacillus composti includes:
- the tatC gene encoding twin-arginine translocase subunit TatC codes for MNPKELTVIEHIEELRKRLFICAIFFVLALIGSFYVAKPIIKYIQHRGEAEQLTLNAFNVGDPLTVYLEVTFIVALVITSPIILYQLWAFITPGLHETERNATLKYIPYSFLLFIAGLTFGYFILFPNIMNFMMDLSNDLAIQQTIGINEYFSFLFKLIVPFGVIFQLPVVMLFLARLGILNPVLMVKFRKYSYFVLFVLAVFLAPPDLISNILIAVPLFILYEISIIIARVGYKKYLQAEELRLQEEREATQKQQVEELLAEQRRQIEEMKNQSTN; via the coding sequence ATGAATCCAAAAGAACTCACTGTTATTGAGCATATAGAAGAACTAAGAAAACGCTTATTTATATGTGCGATTTTCTTTGTTTTAGCATTAATTGGGAGCTTTTATGTAGCAAAGCCAATTATTAAATATATCCAGCATAGAGGAGAAGCAGAGCAATTAACATTAAATGCTTTTAATGTAGGAGATCCTCTTACTGTTTATTTAGAAGTAACTTTTATTGTGGCGTTGGTCATTACATCGCCAATTATTTTATATCAACTATGGGCTTTTATTACCCCTGGTTTACATGAGACTGAACGTAACGCAACTCTGAAATATATTCCATACTCATTTTTATTATTTATTGCTGGTTTAACGTTTGGGTATTTTATTTTATTTCCGAATATTATGAATTTTATGATGGATTTATCAAATGACTTAGCGATCCAGCAAACAATCGGTATTAATGAATATTTCTCTTTTTTATTTAAATTGATTGTACCTTTTGGAGTGATTTTTCAATTACCGGTTGTGATGTTATTTTTAGCGCGACTTGGTATTTTAAACCCTGTACTGATGGTGAAATTTAGGAAATACTCGTACTTTGTTTTATTTGTTCTAGCCGTATTCCTAGCACCGCCAGACCTAATCTCAAATATCCTAATAGCAGTACCGTTATTCATTTTGTATGAAATCAGTATTATCATTGCACGAGTTGGGTATAAAAAGTATTTACAGGCTGAGGAATTGCGTTTACAAGAAGAAAGGGAAGCAACGCAAAAACAGCAAGTTGAAGAGTTGCTTGCCGAACAACGCCGTCAAATTGAAGAAATGAAAAATCAATCTACAAATTAA
- the groL gene encoding chaperonin GroEL (60 kDa chaperone family; promotes refolding of misfolded polypeptides especially under stressful conditions; forms two stacked rings of heptamers to form a barrel-shaped 14mer; ends can be capped by GroES; misfolded proteins enter the barrel where they are refolded when GroES binds): protein MAKDIKFSEEARTLMLQGVDKLANAVKVTLGPKGRNVVLEKKFGSPLITNDGVTIAKEIELENPYENMGAKLVAEVASKTNEIAGDGTTTATVLAQAMIREGLKNVTAGANPVGIRKGIDKAVAAALNELQSISRPVENKEAIAQVAAISAADEEVGQFIADAMERVGTDGVITIEESKGFTTELDVVEGMQFDRGYVSHYMVTDTDKMEAVLDNPYILITDKKISNIQEILPLLEQVVQQSRPLLIIAEDIEGEALTTLILNKLRGTFSVVAVKAPGFGDRRKAMLEDIAVLTGGQVITSDLGLELKTADVSSLGRAAKIVVSKDNTTIVEGAGNSDAIENRVGQIRSQIVETTSEFDKEKLQERLAKLAGGVAVIKVGAATETELKERKLRIEDALNSTRAAVEEGIVAGGGTALLNVYHAVEQVLASEESDVATGVRIVLRALEEPVRQIANNAGLEGSIIVDRLKREEVGVGFNAANGEWVNMIEAGVVDPAKVTRSALQNAASVAALLLTTEAVVADIPEPAGAPAMPDMGGMGGMM, encoded by the coding sequence ATGGCAAAAGATATTAAGTTTTCTGAAGAAGCTCGTACGCTCATGCTTCAAGGTGTGGATAAATTAGCTAACGCAGTTAAAGTAACATTAGGCCCTAAAGGTCGTAATGTTGTTCTTGAGAAAAAATTCGGTTCACCTCTAATCACAAATGATGGTGTAACAATTGCGAAAGAAATCGAACTTGAAAACCCATATGAAAACATGGGTGCAAAACTAGTTGCTGAAGTAGCTTCTAAAACAAATGAAATTGCTGGTGACGGTACAACTACTGCAACAGTATTAGCACAAGCTATGATTCGTGAAGGTCTAAAAAACGTAACAGCTGGTGCAAACCCAGTAGGAATCCGTAAAGGGATTGACAAAGCAGTTGCAGCTGCATTAAATGAACTTCAATCAATTTCTCGTCCAGTTGAAAACAAAGAAGCAATTGCGCAAGTTGCTGCTATCTCTGCTGCTGATGAAGAAGTTGGACAATTCATCGCAGACGCTATGGAACGTGTAGGTACTGATGGAGTTATTACAATTGAAGAATCTAAAGGGTTCACAACTGAACTAGATGTAGTTGAAGGTATGCAATTCGACCGTGGTTATGTATCTCACTACATGGTAACTGATACAGACAAAATGGAAGCTGTATTAGATAATCCTTATATCTTAATTACAGATAAAAAGATCTCTAATATCCAAGAAATTCTTCCATTACTTGAGCAAGTTGTTCAACAAAGCCGTCCATTGTTAATTATCGCTGAAGATATTGAAGGCGAAGCATTAACAACTTTAATCTTAAACAAATTACGTGGTACGTTTAGCGTTGTAGCTGTTAAAGCTCCTGGCTTCGGTGACCGTCGTAAAGCAATGCTTGAAGATATTGCAGTGCTAACTGGTGGACAAGTAATTACTTCAGATCTTGGTTTAGAGTTAAAAACTGCTGATGTATCATCTTTAGGTCGCGCGGCTAAAATCGTTGTTTCTAAAGACAATACAACTATCGTTGAAGGTGCTGGTAATAGCGATGCAATCGAAAATCGCGTAGGTCAAATCCGCTCTCAAATCGTTGAAACAACATCTGAGTTTGATAAAGAAAAATTACAAGAACGTTTAGCTAAATTAGCTGGCGGTGTGGCAGTTATTAAAGTAGGTGCTGCTACTGAAACAGAATTAAAAGAACGCAAACTTCGCATTGAAGATGCTTTAAACTCAACACGTGCTGCTGTTGAAGAAGGAATTGTAGCTGGTGGTGGTACTGCATTATTAAACGTTTACCATGCAGTAGAACAAGTACTAGCTTCAGAAGAATCTGACGTTGCAACTGGTGTACGTATTGTGTTACGTGCTCTTGAAGAACCAGTTCGTCAAATTGCTAACAATGCAGGTCTTGAAGGTTCAATCATCGTTGACCGCTTAAAACGCGAAGAAGTTGGCGTAGGATTCAACGCTGCTAATGGCGAATGGGTAAACATGATTGAAGCTGGTGTAGTTGACCCTGCAAAAGTTACCCGTTCAGCATTACAAAACGCTGCATCTGTAGCTGCTCTATTATTAACAACTGAAGCAGTAGTAGCAGATATTCCAGAACCAGCAGGTGCTCCAGCAATGCCTGACATGGGCGGAATGGGCGGCATGATGTAA
- a CDS encoding twin-arginine translocase TatA/TatE family subunit, with protein sequence MVVHLNAIGPVSLVIIGIVALLIFGPKKLPELGRAFGSTLREFKNGTKGLIDDEDSKKKNIIDQKDVDQENK encoded by the coding sequence ATGGTTGTGCATTTGAATGCAATTGGACCAGTGAGCCTAGTTATTATCGGGATTGTCGCGTTACTAATTTTTGGACCAAAGAAATTGCCTGAGCTTGGACGAGCTTTTGGGTCAACGCTTCGTGAATTCAAAAATGGTACTAAGGGGTTAATCGATGATGAAGATAGCAAGAAAAAAAACATCATTGATCAAAAAGATGTAGATCAAGAAAACAAGTAA
- a CDS encoding ABC-F family ATP-binding cassette domain-containing protein codes for MIVLQVNQLYKSFATDEILNGVKLEVQHRDRVALVGRNGAGKSTLLKIIAGQMSYDSGDIIIPKDVKVGYLEQHAGLQSTLSIWDEIMTIFEPLRAKEKNLRQLEQKMADPSVYEQQDLYARIMSEYDQLQHDFKDAGGYQYEADARSVLHGMQFYPEDYDKHISSLSGGQRTRLALAKLLLSKPDLLILDEPTNHLDIETLSWLENYLKGYEGAILIVSHDRYFLDQVVSIVYEVSRTHVTKYVGNYSNYLDIKAKNYERDVKSFERQQDEKAKLETFIQKNIARASTTKMAQSRRKILERTEWMDRPDGDEKSASFGFTIERQSGNDVLSVDKLTIGYEGHTISKNINLRIFREDRIALVGPNGVGKSTLLKTIIKDLPFYSGDIRYGTNVQIGYYDQEQAKLTGNKSVLQELWDEWPLMNEKDIRTVLGQFLFSGDDVTKPINALSGGEKARLALAKLMMRKANLLVLDEPTNHLDLDSKEVLESALIDYPGTLLFVSHDRYFINRIASKVVELSSNGSFEYLGDYDYYVEKKQELEELAQMESVTVNKTEQTPSTKTSTSKIDKEAKKRERQIRRTIEEIEKQTAVLDEQIKVIEENLCDPDIFKDHEKVLDLQTELDSLKSEHGDLELQWLELNEELESITLE; via the coding sequence ATGATCGTATTACAAGTAAATCAATTATATAAATCATTCGCCACAGATGAAATACTTAATGGTGTAAAACTAGAGGTTCAACACCGTGATCGTGTAGCTTTAGTAGGGCGTAATGGCGCTGGCAAATCAACTTTATTAAAAATAATTGCAGGCCAAATGTCGTATGACTCTGGAGATATTATCATTCCAAAAGACGTTAAAGTAGGTTATTTAGAACAACATGCAGGGTTGCAATCTACTTTGTCTATTTGGGACGAAATTATGACAATTTTTGAACCGTTGCGCGCTAAGGAAAAAAACTTACGTCAACTCGAACAAAAAATGGCAGATCCAAGTGTTTATGAACAGCAAGATCTATACGCTCGAATTATGTCAGAATATGACCAACTACAGCACGATTTTAAAGATGCTGGCGGTTATCAATATGAAGCGGATGCACGCTCCGTACTTCATGGAATGCAATTTTACCCAGAAGATTACGATAAGCATATATCTTCGTTATCTGGCGGACAACGTACACGTCTAGCTCTTGCAAAATTGTTACTTAGTAAACCTGATTTACTAATTTTAGACGAACCGACTAACCATTTAGATATTGAAACGTTAAGTTGGCTTGAAAATTATTTAAAGGGTTATGAAGGAGCGATTTTAATTGTATCCCACGATCGTTATTTCTTAGATCAAGTTGTTTCGATTGTGTATGAGGTTTCACGAACACATGTCACAAAGTATGTTGGTAATTACAGTAATTACCTAGATATAAAAGCGAAAAATTATGAACGAGATGTAAAATCATTTGAACGTCAACAAGATGAGAAGGCCAAACTAGAAACCTTTATTCAAAAAAATATTGCCCGTGCTTCAACGACTAAAATGGCTCAAAGTCGCCGCAAAATACTAGAACGTACTGAATGGATGGACAGACCAGACGGCGACGAGAAATCAGCTAGCTTTGGTTTTACAATTGAACGTCAAAGCGGTAATGACGTTCTTTCTGTAGATAAATTAACTATTGGATATGAAGGACATACGATATCTAAAAATATTAATTTACGTATATTCCGTGAAGATCGAATCGCTCTTGTTGGACCAAATGGTGTTGGTAAGTCTACTCTCTTAAAAACAATTATTAAGGATTTACCCTTCTATTCAGGAGATATTCGCTATGGAACAAATGTTCAGATTGGCTATTACGATCAAGAACAAGCAAAATTAACAGGTAATAAATCAGTCCTACAAGAATTATGGGATGAATGGCCATTAATGAATGAAAAAGATATCCGGACAGTATTGGGCCAATTTTTATTCAGTGGTGATGACGTTACAAAACCAATTAACGCCCTATCTGGTGGTGAAAAAGCAAGATTAGCCCTTGCAAAATTAATGATGCGAAAGGCAAATTTACTTGTTCTAGATGAGCCGACAAACCATCTTGATTTAGATAGTAAAGAAGTGTTGGAAAGCGCGCTAATAGACTACCCTGGTACGTTATTATTCGTTTCCCACGATCGATATTTTATTAATCGAATCGCGTCAAAAGTTGTGGAACTTTCAAGCAACGGTTCCTTTGAATATTTAGGAGACTACGACTATTATGTGGAGAAAAAACAAGAATTAGAAGAGCTTGCTCAAATGGAGTCTGTTACTGTAAATAAGACCGAACAGACACCTTCGACAAAAACATCTACTTCAAAAATAGATAAAGAGGCCAAAAAGCGTGAACGACAAATTCGTCGTACAATTGAAGAAATTGAAAAGCAAACAGCAGTATTAGATGAACAGATAAAAGTCATTGAAGAAAATCTTTGTGACCCCGATATATTTAAGGATCATGAAAAAGTATTAGATCTACAAACGGAACTTGATTCGCTAAAATCTGAACATGGCGATCTTGAACTCCAGTGGCTAGAACTAAACGAAGAACTAGAAAGTATTACATTAGAATAG
- a CDS encoding O-acetylhomoserine aminocarboxypropyltransferase/cysteine synthase gives MEKYNFNTVALHGGQEMDGHVRSRAVPIYQTTSYGFESIDHAAALFQMQEEGYIYSRNANPTNRVFEERMAELEGGVDAYAVSSGQSALSIALLTLAKVGDEIVTTNALYGGTYSLFADTFKRFGITVRFVEGRNLSELENAINDKTKAIFTETLGNPGLEIADLSQLSEIAHKHGLPLVVDSTFTTPYLIRPFEFGADIVIHSTTKFIGGHGTSIGGIIVDSGNFPWDNGNFPEFTEVLPALNNRSYMELASKSPFIAKSRFDLGQNLGTALSPFHGWLFIQGLESLPFRIKQHVENAQQIAEFLSAHEQVAWVNYPTLKDDPQYELAKNYLPRGAGSIFTFGVKGGLEAAKRFIQSVKLLSHVTNIGDAKTLVIHPASTTHARLSPEEQALTGVNPEQIRISVGLEDVEDLKRDIDQALIASKEGALQSVKA, from the coding sequence ATGGAAAAATATAATTTTAATACGGTTGCATTACATGGTGGACAGGAAATGGATGGTCATGTACGCTCTAGGGCTGTTCCAATCTATCAAACTACATCATATGGTTTTGAAAGTATCGATCATGCTGCTGCACTATTTCAGATGCAAGAAGAGGGCTATATTTACTCAAGAAATGCTAATCCAACGAACCGTGTCTTTGAGGAAAGAATGGCTGAGCTAGAAGGTGGAGTTGATGCTTATGCTGTTTCTTCAGGACAATCTGCGTTAAGTATTGCATTATTAACGCTTGCTAAAGTTGGAGACGAAATTGTTACAACCAATGCTTTATACGGTGGAACCTATTCCCTATTTGCTGATACTTTTAAACGTTTTGGCATTACAGTTCGTTTTGTTGAAGGGAGAAATCTTTCCGAGTTAGAAAATGCAATCAATGACAAGACCAAAGCTATTTTTACCGAGACACTAGGAAATCCAGGATTAGAAATTGCTGATTTAAGTCAGTTAAGTGAAATCGCACACAAACATGGGTTACCATTAGTTGTTGATTCAACTTTTACGACACCATATTTAATAAGACCATTTGAATTTGGAGCGGATATTGTTATACACTCTACGACAAAATTCATTGGTGGGCACGGTACATCTATAGGAGGAATTATTGTTGATTCCGGAAATTTCCCTTGGGATAATGGTAATTTCCCTGAATTCACCGAAGTTCTACCAGCACTAAATAACCGCTCATATATGGAATTGGCGAGCAAAAGTCCTTTTATAGCTAAATCTAGATTTGACCTTGGACAAAACCTAGGTACAGCATTATCTCCTTTCCATGGTTGGTTATTTATTCAAGGGTTGGAGTCCTTACCATTTAGAATAAAACAGCATGTTGAAAATGCACAGCAGATTGCTGAATTCTTATCTGCTCATGAACAAGTGGCATGGGTGAATTATCCGACATTAAAGGACGACCCACAATATGAATTAGCAAAAAATTATCTACCGCGTGGTGCTGGTTCTATCTTTACTTTTGGTGTAAAAGGCGGATTAGAAGCGGCAAAACGATTTATACAATCTGTTAAATTACTATCCCATGTGACAAACATCGGTGATGCAAAGACTCTTGTAATCCATCCGGCAAGCACTACACATGCTAGATTGTCACCAGAAGAACAAGCTCTAACTGGGGTTAACCCAGAGCAAATTCGTATTTCTGTTGGGCTTGAAGATGTGGAAGATTTAAAGAGAGATATCGATCAAGCCTTGATTGCAAGCAAGGAAGGCGCTCTTCAATCCGTTAAGGCTTAA
- a CDS encoding type II CAAX endopeptidase family protein — translation MNNSRNLQTQKTAFYILLIYIAFQLSGFLFIIPSIKQFCLGLIEADGMAAELILAGWWSAISAAIAFIASLILISKNKSFWKVFSGEKASLGVSIGWGIIGFFLVLLGQSIGAMVEQAIGIDYGSENTEAIMKVTELAPIMILASVLFGPVLEELVFRRVVFGSLVQTQNFWVAGVISAIVFAVIHLDFSHIILYTISGFVFAFLYYKTRRLLTSIIAHMLLNGYVTLIQLNADKIQQFLDSAPK, via the coding sequence TTGAATAATTCAAGAAATCTACAAACACAAAAAACCGCTTTCTACATACTATTAATTTATATTGCTTTTCAACTATCTGGTTTCTTATTTATCATCCCGTCTATTAAACAATTTTGTTTAGGCTTAATTGAAGCAGATGGGATGGCGGCTGAGCTAATTTTGGCAGGGTGGTGGTCAGCAATCTCTGCTGCTATTGCCTTTATAGCAAGTTTAATTTTAATTAGTAAAAATAAAAGTTTTTGGAAAGTATTTAGTGGAGAAAAAGCATCATTAGGTGTTTCCATAGGGTGGGGAATTATTGGATTTTTCCTTGTTCTATTAGGTCAATCGATTGGAGCAATGGTGGAACAAGCGATTGGAATTGATTATGGTTCAGAAAATACGGAAGCAATCATGAAAGTGACGGAGCTGGCACCCATTATGATTTTAGCTTCAGTGTTGTTCGGCCCAGTGCTTGAAGAACTAGTTTTTAGACGTGTTGTTTTTGGATCACTCGTTCAAACTCAAAACTTTTGGGTAGCAGGTGTTATTAGTGCAATTGTATTTGCTGTCATCCATTTAGATTTTTCACACATTATTCTCTATACAATTAGTGGTTTTGTTTTCGCCTTTCTATATTACAAAACTAGACGCTTACTCACTTCAATTATTGCACATATGCTGTTAAATGGTTATGTTACCTTAATTCAACTTAATGCAGATAAGATTCAGCAATTTCTAGACTCAGCACCAAAATAA
- the tsaD gene encoding tRNA (adenosine(37)-N6)-threonylcarbamoyltransferase complex transferase subunit TsaD, with amino-acid sequence MSERIILAIETSCDETAAAIIRNGSEIVSNVVSSQIESQKRFGGVVPEIASRHHVEQITIVIEEALAKANMQPSDLDAVAVTEGPGLVGALLIGINAAKAFAFANGLPIVGVHHIAGHIYANALVQEMQFPLLALVVSGGHTELVLMREHGSFEVIGETRDDAAGEAYDKVARVLNMPYPGGPHIDRMAHEATEAVEFPRAWLEDSYDFSFSGLKSAVINYKHNMDQRGEEIIPEQVAKGFQDSVVEVLTTKTLRAAKEFNVKQVIAAGGVSANKGLRTSLEEVFEKEGIEFTVPPLKLCTDNAAMIGAAATFMYDAGVRGNLAMNGLPGKELTSWSK; translated from the coding sequence ATGAGTGAAAGAATAATATTAGCAATTGAGACAAGCTGTGATGAAACAGCAGCCGCAATTATTCGAAATGGATCAGAAATTGTTTCAAATGTTGTCTCGTCTCAAATTGAAAGTCAAAAGCGATTCGGTGGTGTGGTGCCTGAAATTGCATCGCGTCATCATGTTGAACAAATTACAATAGTAATTGAGGAAGCATTAGCTAAAGCAAATATGCAGCCGTCAGATTTAGATGCAGTAGCAGTTACAGAAGGACCTGGATTAGTAGGTGCTTTGTTAATCGGTATTAATGCTGCAAAAGCGTTTGCATTTGCAAATGGGCTACCAATTGTCGGGGTTCATCATATCGCAGGTCATATCTATGCTAATGCTTTAGTACAAGAGATGCAGTTTCCTTTGTTAGCACTTGTTGTTTCAGGGGGACATACAGAACTAGTACTGATGAGAGAACACGGTAGCTTTGAAGTTATTGGGGAAACTCGTGACGATGCAGCAGGGGAAGCGTACGATAAGGTAGCACGTGTATTAAATATGCCTTATCCTGGAGGGCCACATATTGATCGAATGGCACATGAAGCAACTGAGGCAGTTGAATTCCCTCGTGCATGGTTAGAGGATTCTTATGATTTTAGTTTTAGTGGATTAAAATCAGCAGTAATTAATTACAAACATAATATGGACCAACGTGGAGAGGAAATTATCCCAGAACAGGTAGCTAAGGGATTCCAAGATAGTGTAGTAGAAGTATTAACAACAAAAACATTAAGAGCAGCAAAAGAATTTAATGTTAAGCAGGTTATTGCAGCAGGTGGCGTGTCCGCAAACAAGGGACTAAGAACAAGTTTGGAAGAAGTCTTTGAAAAAGAGGGAATTGAATTTACGGTACCACCACTAAAATTATGTACAGATAATGCCGCAATGATTGGCGCAGCTGCAACATTTATGTATGATGCCGGAGTTCGAGGAAATCTAGCGATGAATGGGTTACCAGGAAAAGAATTAACTAGTTGGTCAAAATAA
- the groES gene encoding co-chaperone GroES yields the protein MLRPLGDRIIIELVEVEEKSQFGIVLPDSAKEKPQQGKVVAVGNGRVLDNGTRVELEVKEGDQIIFSKYSGTEVKYEGNEYLILKETDVLAVIG from the coding sequence TTGTTAAGACCATTAGGTGATCGTATCATTATCGAACTAGTTGAGGTGGAAGAAAAATCGCAATTCGGAATTGTACTTCCAGATTCAGCAAAAGAAAAACCCCAACAAGGTAAAGTTGTTGCTGTGGGAAATGGTCGTGTTCTAGATAACGGCACACGCGTCGAGCTTGAAGTGAAAGAGGGAGACCAAATTATCTTCTCAAAATATTCAGGCACAGAAGTGAAATATGAAGGTAACGAATATTTAATTTTAAAAGAAACTGACGTATTAGCTGTTATTGGCTAA
- a CDS encoding SDR family oxidoreductase → MDFTNKVVLITGAGAGIGRETALQYAAKGAKVVINAIGNERGKQTAELIKEKGGEALFIQGDISKKSDVENMVNKTVQAYGRIDILVNNAAVVAAGTIETTSEEDIDLTLAVNIKGTYLTSQYVAKQMREQGGGVIVHVGSVASIKGHHDRSIYSASKGAILALTKSMALELLDANIRVNCVSPGTTYTDGVHNRIETSEDPEALKSMFLARQPMNRLAKPEEIAHSILFASCDEAAFMNGSNIVIDGGTSL, encoded by the coding sequence ATGGATTTTACAAATAAAGTGGTGTTAATTACTGGTGCAGGTGCTGGTATTGGTCGTGAAACCGCACTCCAATATGCAGCAAAAGGTGCGAAAGTAGTTATAAATGCAATAGGGAATGAACGTGGTAAACAAACTGCCGAGTTAATCAAAGAAAAAGGTGGAGAAGCTCTCTTTATACAGGGGGATATATCGAAAAAGTCCGATGTGGAAAATATGGTAAATAAGACGGTACAAGCATATGGACGGATTGATATTTTAGTTAACAATGCAGCTGTTGTTGCAGCAGGGACAATTGAGACTACAAGTGAAGAAGATATCGACCTTACATTAGCGGTCAATATTAAGGGCACTTACCTGACATCTCAATATGTTGCAAAACAAATGAGAGAGCAAGGTGGTGGAGTCATTGTTCATGTTGGCTCTGTTGCTTCTATAAAAGGACATCATGACCGTAGCATTTATAGTGCCTCTAAAGGAGCAATCTTAGCTCTTACGAAATCGATGGCGTTGGAATTATTGGATGCCAATATCCGTGTTAATTGCGTCAGTCCGGGAACAACTTATACAGATGGCGTACATAATCGTATTGAAACTTCTGAAGATCCAGAAGCATTGAAATCGATGTTTCTCGCAAGACAGCCTATGAATCGTCTTGCAAAACCCGAGGAAATTGCACATAGTATATTATTTGCAAGCTGTGACGAAGCAGCATTTATGAATGGAAGTAATATAGTTATTGATGGTGGTACGTCGTTATAA
- a CDS encoding redox-sensing transcriptional repressor Rex encodes MKPEIKIPQATAKRLPLYYRFLQNFANEGKKRVSSQELSEAMKIDSATIRRDFSYFGALGKKGYGYDVNYLLEFFRRTLNQDEATNVALIGVGNLGNALLKYNFHKNQNTKIVVAFDTKAPDEGATINDIPVFRPERLEEKFKEYQAELAILTVSARSAQDVTDRLVAMGAKGILNFTPVRLSVPDSMKLMNIDLSLELQALIYLIRNNQE; translated from the coding sequence GTGAAACCAGAAATAAAAATTCCACAAGCTACGGCTAAACGTTTACCTCTTTACTATCGCTTTTTACAAAACTTCGCAAATGAAGGAAAAAAACGAGTATCTTCACAAGAGTTAAGTGAGGCAATGAAAATTGATTCAGCCACAATCCGACGCGATTTTTCGTATTTCGGAGCGCTTGGAAAAAAGGGATACGGATATGATGTAAATTATTTACTAGAGTTCTTTAGAAGAACACTAAACCAGGATGAAGCAACGAATGTAGCATTAATAGGTGTAGGTAACTTGGGGAATGCTTTATTAAAGTATAACTTTCATAAGAATCAAAATACAAAAATTGTTGTAGCATTTGATACAAAGGCCCCGGATGAGGGTGCAACTATTAATGATATTCCCGTTTTTCGCCCTGAACGACTAGAGGAGAAATTTAAAGAGTATCAGGCAGAACTTGCAATACTTACTGTTTCTGCTAGGTCAGCGCAGGATGTAACAGACCGACTTGTGGCCATGGGAGCAAAAGGAATATTAAACTTCACGCCTGTGCGCCTCTCTGTACCAGATTCTATGAAACTGATGAATATTGATTTATCTTTAGAATTACAAGCATTAATTTATTTAATCCGAAACAATCAAGAGTGA
- a CDS encoding 50S ribosomal protein L25, translating into MNTLVAHERKDFKKASLRKLKNNGEIPAVVYGRDINTKSISINSADLQRVLKAVGRNGIISLNLDGQSTNVILRDYQNKAITKEVLHVDFLQVNQHTEIDTKVSVILKGTSIGERTGGIVKQILHEINITAKANDLPENIEIDITDFEIGRTVRVADLKKKYSNFTINHEDEETIIMVDYEKSTEEEEDISAVEV; encoded by the coding sequence ATGAATACGTTAGTAGCTCATGAAAGAAAAGACTTTAAAAAAGCTTCTTTGAGGAAATTGAAAAATAATGGAGAGATTCCTGCAGTTGTTTATGGTAGGGATATTAACACTAAATCGATTTCTATTAATAGTGCAGATTTACAAAGAGTATTAAAAGCAGTTGGTAGGAATGGAATTATATCACTTAATCTTGATGGACAGTCAACTAATGTTATTTTAAGAGATTACCAAAATAAAGCTATAACAAAAGAAGTTCTACATGTAGATTTCCTTCAAGTTAATCAGCACACTGAAATTGACACTAAGGTGAGTGTAATCCTAAAAGGAACATCGATTGGTGAGAGAACAGGGGGAATAGTGAAGCAAATTCTTCACGAAATAAATATAACTGCTAAAGCCAATGATCTCCCAGAAAATATTGAAATTGATATCACTGATTTTGAAATCGGTCGCACTGTACGAGTAGCGGACCTCAAAAAGAAGTATAGTAACTTTACGATTAATCATGAAGATGAAGAAACAATCATAATGGTAGATTATGAGAAATCTACAGAGGAAGAAGAGGATATTAGTGCAGTTGAAGTATAA